The proteins below are encoded in one region of Heliomicrobium gestii:
- a CDS encoding efflux RND transporter periplasmic adaptor subunit: MNGHFKHVLSLVLLFGLVASGCSKAEPVAKEDIPPVRTQVVSLNAEGTPVTYPGEVVGRNESHLSFQVGGKITKRYVEVGDAVNAGDVLMEIDTIDLQQDVTTQKASVEAIEATLRLHEDNLKRYKQLLDNGAISKAEVDSLQTTRDATAAQLEQAKSQLERMRNQVNYGVLVAGANGIVSHISGEVGQVVNPNHPGEDVITLVLDNEREVAIDVPERQLADIQKTGKINVSFWALPNVTLAGTIRDIAPMADKATRTYKVKISVPALPAEVKYGMTATVSIYPANPVARFTVPLSSLYQRSNDASVWVVQGHSVSLRPVKVGNVLDGKVEIVGGLKDGEIIVTAGVHKLREGQTVRVNAGGGQ, encoded by the coding sequence TTGAACGGTCACTTCAAACATGTCCTGTCCTTAGTCCTTCTATTCGGCCTGGTGGCGTCCGGTTGCAGCAAAGCCGAACCGGTCGCCAAGGAAGACATCCCGCCGGTGCGGACACAGGTGGTTTCCTTGAATGCCGAAGGAACGCCTGTCACCTACCCCGGTGAGGTCGTCGGGAGAAATGAAAGTCACCTCAGCTTCCAGGTGGGCGGTAAAATCACGAAGCGGTACGTGGAAGTGGGCGACGCCGTCAACGCCGGAGATGTCCTGATGGAAATCGATACGATTGATTTGCAGCAGGACGTGACCACCCAGAAAGCCAGTGTCGAAGCGATTGAAGCCACCTTGCGCCTCCATGAAGACAACCTGAAGCGCTACAAGCAGTTGCTCGACAACGGCGCGATCAGCAAGGCCGAGGTGGATTCGCTGCAAACGACGCGGGACGCCACAGCGGCCCAACTGGAGCAGGCCAAATCCCAGTTGGAGCGGATGAGAAATCAGGTCAACTACGGCGTCTTGGTGGCAGGGGCCAACGGCATCGTCTCCCACATCAGCGGCGAGGTCGGTCAGGTGGTCAACCCCAACCACCCCGGCGAGGATGTGATCACCCTCGTCCTGGACAACGAACGGGAGGTCGCCATCGATGTGCCGGAACGGCAATTGGCCGACATCCAGAAGACTGGGAAGATCAACGTCAGTTTTTGGGCGCTGCCGAATGTTACGCTTGCTGGCACAATCCGAGATATCGCCCCCATGGCCGACAAGGCGACCCGTACATATAAGGTGAAGATCAGCGTCCCGGCGTTGCCCGCTGAGGTGAAATACGGCATGACCGCCACCGTCTCCATCTATCCCGCCAACCCGGTGGCCCGTTTCACAGTTCCCTTATCCTCCCTCTACCAAAGGTCAAATGACGCCTCAGTCTGGGTCGTGCAAGGCCATTCGGTGAGCCTGCGCCCGGTCAAGGTGGGCAATGTCCTGGACGGCAAGGTGGAGATCGTCGGCGGCCTGAAAGACGGCGAGATCATTGTCACCGCCGGCGTCCATAAGCTGCGGGAAGGCCAAACGGTCCGTGTGAACGCAGGTGGCGGCCAATGA
- a CDS encoding efflux RND transporter permease subunit, whose amino-acid sequence MSRIKRYNLSDWALKHRQMVYFLMIVIFAMGLISYSQLGRSEDPDFVIREMVVATVWPGASAEEVEKQVTDKIEKKLQDTPNVDLIRSYSKPGQSVIFLRLKDSVVEKDVRPTWLDVRNMVNDMANTLPQGVYPPMFNDRFGDVFGTIYAITSDGFSLEEMRQQAEQIRQTLLRVNAVGKVELVGVQREAIYIEMENTKLAQLGIDPSLIAMSLRNQNSVDAAGMIETVSDNLHLRVSGYFENIDSIRNLPIRANDRIFRLGDIATVTRSYVEPSDPKMYYNGEPAIGLAVSMASGGNILTLGEDLDQTVEKIRQDLPVGLDIHKVADQPHAVEKSIDEFVETLGEALIIVLVVCFISLGLRSGIVVALSIPMVVAALVVVMKMADIQLHRISLGALIIALGLLVDDAIITIEMMHVKLEQGMDKAKAASFSFSATAFPRLIGALVTCAGFMPVGFSKGSASEFVGSIFWVVTAALILSWLVAGTVTPLLGYRLLKFHKKDQNYDQVYNSRFYRIFRKILEWTLLHRWIVIGATVVTFAGSVYLMGFVKSEFFPSSSRPELIVDMTLPQGASLQATEREVQKFHEKLKDNPNIVNYVSYVGKGSPRFVLVHDPIFDASNTAQLVILTKDLAARDQLRHEINEMRQQAFENILINTKVIALGPPSPYPVMLRVSGIDPAKVREISEHVRSAMSENPYIYDVNFNWYEKNKVLRLNIDQQKARMLGIDKQQLAQSLQTQLSGMSVSEFREGDKKIAILFRTDEADRLDVSRMKHLNIYIGGGKSVPLGQIADIRYEAEDGLIWRYNLLPTITVQAQSLPGITGNDLTLQVYDSLKEYRDSLPAGYSIDLSGVAEDSAKASKNLGSTIPMMVIVIMFLLMFQLQHISKMVLVLLTAPLGLIGVSLALLLTGKPLGFVAQLGILALAGIIMRNSVILIDQIETLVHSGVTYWVAIVEATVMRFRPIMLTAAAAILGMVPLASSIFWGPMAVAIAGGLIVATILTLIVLPAMYAALFRVKPDNRSNANEDIVVS is encoded by the coding sequence ATGAGCAGGATCAAGCGATACAATCTGAGCGACTGGGCGCTCAAACACCGCCAGATGGTCTATTTCCTCATGATCGTCATCTTCGCCATGGGGCTCATCTCCTACTCCCAGTTGGGCCGTTCCGAGGACCCGGACTTTGTCATCCGGGAGATGGTCGTGGCCACCGTCTGGCCTGGCGCATCTGCGGAAGAAGTGGAAAAGCAGGTCACCGATAAAATCGAAAAAAAGCTGCAAGACACGCCGAATGTGGACCTGATCCGCAGCTATTCCAAACCGGGCCAATCGGTGATCTTCCTTCGCCTGAAGGATTCTGTCGTCGAAAAGGATGTGCGCCCGACCTGGCTTGATGTGCGCAACATGGTCAATGACATGGCGAACACGCTGCCACAGGGCGTCTATCCGCCCATGTTCAATGACCGTTTCGGCGACGTCTTCGGGACCATCTACGCCATCACCTCCGATGGTTTTTCGCTGGAGGAGATGCGGCAGCAGGCCGAGCAGATCCGCCAGACCCTGCTGCGCGTCAACGCCGTCGGCAAAGTAGAACTGGTGGGGGTGCAGCGGGAAGCCATCTACATTGAGATGGAAAATACGAAGCTGGCCCAGTTGGGGATCGATCCCTCCCTGATCGCCATGAGCCTGCGCAACCAGAACTCCGTCGACGCCGCCGGGATGATCGAGACGGTCTCCGACAACCTCCACCTGCGCGTGAGCGGCTATTTTGAAAACATCGACAGCATCCGCAACCTGCCGATCCGAGCGAATGACCGCATCTTCCGCCTCGGCGACATCGCCACAGTGACACGCAGCTATGTGGAACCGTCAGACCCGAAGATGTACTACAACGGCGAGCCGGCCATCGGGTTGGCGGTCTCCATGGCCAGCGGCGGCAACATCCTCACCCTCGGCGAGGATCTGGACCAGACGGTCGAAAAGATCCGGCAGGACCTGCCGGTGGGCCTGGACATCCACAAGGTGGCTGATCAACCCCACGCCGTGGAAAAATCCATCGATGAGTTCGTCGAAACCCTGGGCGAGGCGCTGATCATCGTGCTCGTCGTCTGCTTCATCAGCCTGGGGCTGCGCTCAGGGATCGTCGTCGCCCTCAGCATTCCGATGGTTGTCGCCGCCCTGGTCGTCGTCATGAAGATGGCAGATATCCAACTGCACCGGATCTCCCTCGGCGCGCTGATCATCGCCCTCGGCCTGCTCGTCGACGACGCCATCATCACGATCGAGATGATGCATGTCAAGCTCGAACAGGGGATGGACAAAGCCAAAGCGGCCAGTTTCTCCTTCTCAGCCACCGCCTTTCCGCGGTTGATCGGCGCCTTGGTCACCTGCGCCGGGTTCATGCCAGTCGGTTTTTCCAAAGGATCCGCCTCCGAGTTTGTGGGCAGCATCTTCTGGGTTGTCACGGCCGCCCTCATCTTGTCGTGGCTGGTGGCCGGCACGGTGACCCCCCTGCTGGGCTATCGCCTGCTCAAATTTCATAAGAAGGATCAAAACTACGACCAGGTGTACAATTCTCGCTTTTACCGCATCTTTCGCAAGATACTGGAGTGGACGCTGCTGCACCGGTGGATCGTCATCGGCGCCACTGTCGTCACCTTCGCCGGTTCTGTGTACCTGATGGGGTTTGTCAAAAGCGAGTTTTTCCCCAGTTCCAGCCGGCCTGAACTGATCGTCGACATGACCTTGCCCCAGGGCGCCTCGTTGCAAGCGACAGAGCGCGAGGTGCAAAAGTTCCATGAAAAGCTGAAAGACAACCCCAATATCGTCAACTATGTGAGCTATGTGGGCAAAGGCTCCCCTCGCTTCGTGCTGGTGCACGATCCCATCTTCGACGCCTCCAACACGGCCCAATTGGTCATCCTCACGAAGGATCTGGCGGCCCGGGATCAGCTGCGCCACGAGATCAACGAGATGCGCCAACAGGCCTTTGAAAACATTCTGATCAACACGAAGGTGATCGCCCTGGGGCCGCCGTCCCCCTACCCGGTGATGTTGCGCGTCTCCGGCATCGATCCGGCCAAGGTGCGCGAGATCTCGGAGCATGTTCGCAGCGCCATGAGTGAAAACCCCTATATCTATGACGTCAACTTCAACTGGTATGAGAAGAACAAGGTCCTGCGCCTGAACATCGACCAGCAAAAAGCCCGGATGCTGGGCATCGACAAACAGCAGCTGGCCCAGTCCCTGCAAACCCAACTGTCCGGCATGTCCGTATCGGAGTTTCGCGAAGGCGATAAAAAGATCGCCATCCTCTTCCGGACCGATGAGGCAGACCGGTTGGATGTATCGCGGATGAAACACCTCAACATCTATATCGGCGGCGGCAAATCTGTGCCCTTAGGGCAGATCGCCGACATCCGGTATGAGGCGGAAGACGGTCTCATCTGGCGCTACAATCTCTTGCCGACGATCACCGTCCAGGCGCAATCCCTCCCCGGCATCACCGGCAACGACCTCACCCTTCAGGTGTATGACAGCCTGAAGGAGTACCGGGACAGCCTGCCCGCCGGGTACAGCATCGATCTGTCTGGCGTGGCCGAAGACAGCGCAAAGGCGTCGAAGAACCTGGGAAGCACCATCCCCATGATGGTCATCGTGATCATGTTCTTGTTGATGTTTCAGTTGCAGCACATCTCCAAGATGGTTCTGGTGCTCCTGACCGCCCCGTTGGGGCTCATCGGCGTCAGCCTCGCCTTGCTGTTGACAGGCAAACCCCTCGGCTTTGTGGCCCAGTTGGGCATCCTGGCGCTCGCCGGGATCATCATGCGCAACTCGGTGATCCTGATCGACCAGATCGAGACGCTCGTCCATAGCGGCGTCACCTACTGGGTCGCCATCGTCGAGGCGACTGTGATGCGCTTCCGGCCGATCATGCTGACCGCAGCCGCCGCCATACTGGGGATGGTGCCGCTGGCGTCGAGCATCTTTTGGGGCCCCATGGCCGTCGCCATCGCCGGCGGCCTGATCGTCGCCACGATTTTGACGCTGATCGTGTTGCCGGCCATGTATGCGGCGCTTTTCCGGGTAAAACCGGACAATCGCTCCAACGCGAATGAGGATATCGTCGTTTCTTGA
- a CDS encoding TetR/AcrR family transcriptional regulator, translating to MTRITKKPEERKSELIDAAYHLFLEKGYHHTTVSDIVKEVSVAQGTFFYHFPTKEAILEAIMERYISQILDDAKQIVENATFTAPQKFCAFVDSIFVNLIRQGVSIPQLLCEDKHRNLKHKIETHCRHLFTPYVIQILEQGTAERSMAIEHLPQTVDYMNTITSFLIESSSFGESSEDVAKKAAIAEKLLACALGVPREQIVFHSIHLLSAPR from the coding sequence GTGACGCGTATTACAAAAAAGCCGGAGGAGAGAAAAAGCGAGCTCATCGACGCCGCTTATCATCTGTTTCTGGAAAAAGGCTACCATCACACGACAGTGAGCGATATTGTCAAAGAAGTCAGCGTTGCTCAAGGAACGTTCTTTTATCATTTTCCAACCAAAGAGGCGATTCTTGAGGCGATCATGGAGCGCTACATCTCGCAGATTCTGGACGATGCAAAGCAGATTGTGGAGAATGCGACCTTTACGGCGCCGCAAAAATTCTGCGCCTTTGTTGATTCGATTTTCGTCAATTTAATCCGGCAAGGGGTTTCGATCCCCCAACTCCTCTGTGAAGATAAACACCGTAATCTGAAACATAAGATAGAAACGCACTGCCGGCATTTGTTCACCCCCTACGTGATTCAGATTCTGGAACAGGGTACGGCCGAAAGATCGATGGCCATTGAACATCTGCCGCAAACTGTTGACTATATGAACACGATTACGTCCTTCTTAATTGAGTCTTCTAGTTTTGGCGAGTCATCAGAAGATGTGGCCAAAAAAGCGGCCATCGCTGAAAAACTGCTTGCCTGCGCCTTGGGCGTTCCGAGAGAACAAATTGTCTTCCACTCCATCCACCTGCTCAGCGCGCCGCGCTGA